A part of Miscanthus floridulus cultivar M001 chromosome 6, ASM1932011v1, whole genome shotgun sequence genomic DNA contains:
- the LOC136458363 gene encoding glutathione S-transferase U17-like codes for MASDDAAAVGVVGGWASPFVMRVCVALRLKGVAYEFLQEEPGKKSELLLASNPVHKQIPVLLHGGRPVCESLVILQYVDEAFSGARPPILPADPYDRAVHRFWAEYADAKLPMALRTLRGMIDGDKAAAAEQVAAALAQLEEAFTACSKGQRFFAGDDIGFLDIVLGSYVGWFRAAERITGQTVLDEMRMPRLAAWAARFCGHEAVRDVMPDAGRLVEFGEALRAALAANANAQRM; via the exons ATGGCATCAGACGACGCGGCGGCGGTGGGCGTGGTCGGCGGGTGGGCGAGCCCATTCGTGATGCGGGTGTGCGTCGCGCTCAGGCTGAAGGGCGTGGCGTACGAGTTCCTGCAGGAGGAACCGGGCAAGAAGAGCGAGCTGCTCCTCGCGTCCAACCCGGTGCACAAGCAGATCCCCGTGCTCCTCCACGGCGGGAGGCCGGTCTGCGAGTCGCTCGTAATCTTGCAGTACGTCGACGAGGCCTTCTCCGGCGCCAGGCCGCCGATCCTCCCCGCCGACCCCTACGACCGCGCCGTCCACCGCTTCTGGGCCGAGTACGCCGACGCTAAG CTCCCGATGGCGCTCCGGACGCTGAGGGGCATGATCGACGGCGACAAGGCCGCGGCGGCGGAGCAGGTGGCCGCGGCGCTCGCCCAGCTCGAGGAGGCCTTCACGGCGTGCAGCAAGGGGCAGCGTTTCTTCGCCGGCGACGACATCGGATTCTTAGACATCGTCCTCGGGTCCTACGTCGGGTGGTTCCGGGCAGCGGAGCGGATCACCGGGCAGACGGTCCTCGACGAGATGAGAATGCCCCGGCTCGCGGCGTGGGCGGCGCGGTTCTGCGGGCACGAGGCCGTCAGGGACGTGATGCCTGACGCCGGAAGGCTCGTTGAGTTCGGCGAGGCGCTCCGGGCAGCGCTGGCCGCCAACGCCAACGCTCAACGGATGTAA